The following are encoded together in the Flavobacterium sp. TR2 genome:
- a CDS encoding SAM-dependent methyltransferase, which yields MKSFGKLYLIPTTMGESDPMDVLPQTVRRTIEVIDHYIVENDKTARKSIKAVYPEKKQSELVLFTLNKRTETSEHNDFIKPLLDGKNMGLMSEAGCPGVADPGAAIVKLAHEKGIQVVPLVGPSSILLAMMASGMNGQSFTFNGYLPIDKDEKKSAIRHFEKLSYDKNQSQLFIETPYRNNKLIEDLLQILSPATHLCIAADITLPTEFIKTMKVSDWKKLKIDIDKRPAIFIIHKM from the coding sequence ATGAAATCTTTCGGAAAATTATATCTAATTCCAACTACAATGGGCGAAAGCGATCCGATGGATGTTTTGCCGCAAACTGTTAGAAGAACGATAGAAGTTATCGACCATTATATTGTTGAAAATGATAAAACAGCCCGAAAATCAATAAAAGCAGTTTATCCCGAAAAAAAACAATCTGAACTGGTGCTTTTTACTTTAAACAAAAGAACAGAAACCAGCGAACATAACGATTTTATCAAACCTTTGCTGGATGGAAAAAACATGGGGCTAATGAGCGAAGCCGGCTGCCCTGGAGTTGCCGATCCTGGTGCTGCAATTGTAAAACTGGCACATGAAAAAGGAATTCAAGTTGTGCCTTTAGTCGGTCCTTCTTCTATCCTACTGGCCATGATGGCTTCTGGAATGAATGGACAGAGTTTTACTTTCAATGGTTATTTGCCAATTGATAAAGACGAGAAAAAATCGGCAATTCGTCATTTCGAGAAATTATCTTATGATAAAAACCAATCTCAACTATTCATTGAAACTCCGTACAGAAATAACAAACTGATTGAAGACCTTTTGCAGATTTTAAGTCCAGCAACTCATCTTTGCATTGCCGCTGATATTACTTTGCCAACAGAATTCATAAAAACCATGAAAGTTTCAGATTGGAAAAAATTAAAAATTGACATTGATAAACGTCCTGCGATTTTTATTATTCATAAAATGTAG
- a CDS encoding septum formation initiator family protein, translating to MKFKNPYKDKRWFKYLGNKYVWVLLFFIVWMLFLDNYSYFDHRFLDEQIHELEDNKKYYQDEIKKDQEQIKLLKNPEQIEKYAREKYFMKKDSEDIYIIQFEGDTIQEKE from the coding sequence ATGAAATTTAAAAATCCATACAAAGACAAAAGATGGTTTAAATACCTTGGAAACAAATACGTTTGGGTTTTGCTGTTTTTTATTGTTTGGATGTTGTTTTTAGATAATTACTCTTATTTTGACCATCGCTTTTTAGACGAGCAGATACACGAACTTGAGGATAATAAAAAATATTATCAGGACGAAATCAAAAAAGATCAGGAGCAGATCAAACTGCTCAAAAATCCAGAACAAATTGAAAAATACGCTCGCGAAAAATATTTCATGAAAAAAGACAGCGAAGATATTTATATCATACAATTTGAAGGAGATACTATCCAAGAAAAAGAATAA
- a CDS encoding SDR family oxidoreductase, producing MSYTDKMLRDDALKGKVIVVTGGGSGLGKAMTKYFLELGAQVAITSRDLEKLKTTAAELESQTGGKCLPLQCDVRHYEEVENMLQATLKVFGKVDVLLNNAAGNFISPTERLSANAFDTVIDIVLKGSKNCTLAFGKHWIDTKQTSATILNIVTTYAWTGSAYVVPSATAKAGVLAMTRSLAVEWAKYGIRSNAIAPGPFPTKGAWDRLLPGDLSEKFDMAKKVPLKRVGDHQELANLAAYLVSDFSSYINGDVITIDGGEWLKGAGQFNLLEAIPEELWDQLEMMIKAKKNK from the coding sequence ATGAGCTATACAGATAAAATGTTACGCGATGATGCCTTAAAAGGCAAAGTTATTGTAGTTACTGGGGGCGGAAGCGGTTTAGGAAAAGCAATGACAAAATATTTCTTAGAATTGGGCGCTCAAGTAGCGATTACTTCTAGAGATTTAGAAAAACTAAAAACAACAGCTGCTGAACTGGAAAGCCAAACTGGCGGTAAATGTCTACCTCTTCAATGTGATGTTCGCCATTACGAAGAAGTAGAAAATATGCTGCAAGCAACTTTAAAAGTTTTTGGAAAAGTTGATGTTCTTTTAAATAATGCTGCAGGAAATTTTATTTCTCCAACAGAAAGACTATCTGCAAATGCATTTGATACTGTAATAGATATCGTGCTTAAAGGTTCTAAAAACTGTACGCTTGCTTTTGGAAAACACTGGATCGACACCAAACAGACTTCGGCAACGATTTTGAATATAGTAACTACTTACGCTTGGACAGGATCTGCTTATGTTGTGCCTAGTGCTACGGCAAAAGCGGGAGTTTTGGCAATGACCAGAAGTCTTGCCGTAGAATGGGCTAAATACGGAATTCGCTCTAACGCGATTGCACCGGGACCTTTCCCAACAAAAGGCGCTTGGGACAGATTACTGCCTGGCGACCTTTCAGAAAAATTTGATATGGCTAAAAAAGTGCCGCTAAAAAGAGTTGGAGACCATCAGGAATTAGCCAATTTGGCTGCTTATTTAGTTTCCGATTTTTCATCTTACATCAATGGAGATGTTATCACGATTGATGGCGGCGAATGGTTAAAAGGCGCTGGACAATTCAACTTGCTAGAAGCAATTCCAGAAGAACTTTGGGATCAGCTTGAAATGATGATTAAAGCAAAAAAGAATAAATAA
- a CDS encoding low molecular weight protein-tyrosine-phosphatase, translating to MPVKILMVCLGNICRSPLAEGILASKLPQDLFLVDSAGTGSWHVGHCPDKRSIEVAKKYGINISSQKGRQIKVSDFDEFDYIYVMDNSNFRDVLHLAKTPEHKNKVRLILNDLFPNENVDVPDPYYGSANGFENVYKMLDEVTDLIADQLLKKHS from the coding sequence ATGCCTGTAAAAATCTTAATGGTTTGTTTAGGGAATATTTGCAGATCTCCTTTAGCGGAAGGAATTTTAGCCTCTAAATTGCCTCAAGATCTTTTTTTAGTTGATTCTGCAGGAACAGGTTCTTGGCACGTGGGCCATTGTCCTGACAAACGTTCTATTGAAGTTGCCAAAAAATACGGAATCAATATCAGCTCGCAAAAAGGAAGACAGATAAAAGTCTCTGATTTTGATGAATTTGATTATATCTACGTGATGGATAATTCAAATTTTAGAGATGTTCTCCATTTGGCTAAAACTCCAGAACATAAAAATAAAGTCCGTTTAATTTTAAACGATTTATTCCCAAACGAAAACGTCGATGTTCCTGATCCGTATTACGGTTCTGCCAACGGTTTTGAAAACGTTTATAAAATGTTAGACGAAGTGACTGATCTAATTGCAGATCAGCTTCTTAAAAAACACTCCTAA
- the udk gene encoding uridine kinase, which yields MLIIGLAGGTGSGKTTVVHQIMNELPDTEVGVISQDSYYKQTDNLSFDERALINFDHPRAIDFELLVKHLKALKAGETIDQPVYSFIQHNRTDDTVSTHPRKVMIVEGILILTNPELRDMFDIKIFVHADSDERLIRRLKRDISERGRDIDEVLNRYQTTLKPMHEQFIEPSKAFADIIIPNDKYNTVAIDVVRAVINQRIS from the coding sequence ATGCTCATTATTGGACTTGCAGGAGGAACAGGAAGTGGAAAAACAACGGTAGTACACCAAATTATGAACGAATTGCCAGACACTGAAGTTGGCGTAATTTCTCAAGATTCATATTATAAACAAACCGATAATTTATCTTTTGACGAAAGAGCATTAATCAATTTTGATCACCCTCGTGCCATAGATTTTGAATTATTGGTAAAACATTTAAAAGCGTTAAAAGCTGGTGAGACTATCGATCAGCCTGTATATTCTTTTATTCAGCATAACAGAACCGACGATACGGTTTCGACACATCCGAGAAAAGTAATGATTGTGGAAGGAATCTTAATTTTAACAAATCCTGAATTGCGCGATATGTTCGATATCAAGATTTTTGTTCACGCAGATTCTGATGAAAGATTAATTCGTCGTTTAAAAAGAGACATTTCTGAAAGAGGCCGTGATATTGACGAAGTTTTAAACCGCTATCAGACAACGTTAAAACCTATGCATGAGCAATTTATAGAACCATCTAAAGCTTTTGCAGACATCATTATCCCGAATGACAAATACAATACGGTAGCCATTGATGTAGTTCGTGCTGTAATTAATCAGAGAATTTCATAA
- the dnaA gene encoding chromosomal replication initiator protein DnaA, translating to MTKTAQSVWENCLSFIKDNIQDQAYKTWFEPIKSVELTDNALYIQVPSKFFYEWLEEHYVKLLKVALTKELGKNAKLLYKIKMENTYGNKQPFTEQLPSANRVPMKPQEVDAPFKNLNPELKNPFVIPGIRNLKIESQLNPNYSFDNFLEGDSNRLARSAGMAVANKPGGTSFNPLLIFGGVGLGKTHLAHAIGVEVKDKYPEKTVLYISAEIFTQQYIDSVKKNNRNDFIHFYQLIDVLIIDDVQFLSGKSGTQDVFFHIFNYLHQNGKQVILTSDKAPVDMQDIEQRLLSRFKWGLSAELHQPDYETRISILKNILYRDGVEMPEDILEYVARNIKSNVRELEGAIISLIAQSSFNKKEVTIELAKSVVEKFVKNVKREISIDYIQKIVSDYFQLDIETLQSKTRKRHVVQARQLAMFFAKKFTKASLANIGSQIGDRDHATVLHACKTVDNLVSTDKQFKKFVEDINKKLTL from the coding sequence ATGACTAAAACTGCTCAATCGGTATGGGAAAACTGTTTGTCCTTTATAAAGGATAATATTCAAGACCAAGCATATAAAACTTGGTTCGAACCAATCAAATCAGTTGAGCTAACCGATAACGCATTATACATTCAGGTTCCAAGTAAATTTTTCTACGAATGGCTCGAAGAGCATTACGTAAAATTATTGAAAGTTGCGCTTACCAAAGAACTGGGAAAAAACGCAAAGTTACTCTATAAAATTAAAATGGAGAACACTTATGGCAATAAACAGCCGTTTACCGAGCAGCTGCCAAGTGCCAACAGAGTGCCAATGAAACCGCAAGAGGTTGATGCTCCGTTTAAAAACTTAAATCCCGAACTAAAAAATCCTTTTGTAATTCCTGGAATCAGAAATTTAAAAATTGAGTCTCAGTTAAATCCGAACTACAGTTTTGACAATTTCTTAGAAGGAGATTCCAATAGATTAGCCCGTTCTGCTGGTATGGCGGTTGCCAATAAACCAGGGGGCACTTCATTTAATCCTTTATTGATTTTTGGAGGAGTTGGTTTAGGGAAAACACACTTAGCGCACGCTATAGGTGTAGAAGTAAAAGACAAATATCCAGAAAAAACCGTTTTATACATTTCTGCTGAAATTTTTACACAGCAATACATTGATTCTGTTAAAAAGAATAATCGTAATGATTTTATTCACTTTTATCAGCTAATCGATGTTTTAATTATTGACGACGTTCAGTTCTTATCTGGAAAATCTGGAACACAAGACGTATTCTTCCACATTTTCAACTATTTGCACCAAAACGGAAAACAAGTAATCTTAACTTCTGACAAAGCTCCTGTTGATATGCAGGATATCGAGCAGAGATTATTGTCTCGTTTCAAATGGGGATTGTCTGCAGAATTGCATCAGCCAGATTACGAAACTCGTATTTCAATCTTAAAAAATATTTTATATCGTGATGGTGTTGAAATGCCAGAAGATATTTTAGAATATGTTGCTCGAAACATTAAATCAAATGTTAGAGAATTGGAAGGCGCAATTATCTCGTTAATCGCCCAATCTTCTTTCAACAAAAAAGAAGTTACGATCGAACTGGCAAAAAGCGTTGTAGAGAAATTTGTTAAAAACGTTAAAAGAGAAATCTCTATCGATTATATCCAAAAAATCGTTTCAGATTATTTCCAATTAGATATTGAAACACTTCAATCTAAGACTCGAAAGAGGCACGTGGTGCAAGCAAGACAATTAGCCATGTTCTTTGCTAAAAAATTCACCAAAGCTTCTTTGGCTAATATTGGTTCGCAAATTGGAGATCGCGATCACGCAACTGTTCTTCATGCTTGCAAAACAGTAGACAACTTAGTTTCTACAGACAAACAATTTAAAAAGTTTGTTGAAGACATCAATAAAAAACTAACGCTTTAA